A stretch of the Marasmius oreades isolate 03SP1 chromosome 8, whole genome shotgun sequence genome encodes the following:
- a CDS encoding uncharacterized protein (BUSCO:EOG09260KNI): protein MATFSLDGRGLKLDTRADMAQHLNSVDPLKTEEIHLGGNTIGVDAALELADFLKKATNLKIADFADIFTGRLITEIPAALTAICDSLIDKSSLIEIDLSDNAFGGRSVDPMVPFLTHNRSFQILKLNNNGLGPAGGTVLANALLKSATISAAEGKKSNLRTFICGRNRLEDGSASAWAEAFAAHQGLVEVRMPQNGIRMDGITEIAKGLSKNRDLKYIDLQDNTFTFEGALTGVQAWSDALASWPELETLNLSDCVLSGDGEVPSLIEALASGSNRKLKTLQLQNNNLEAETFARINESIQGPLKSLTVLELQWNDVEEDDVNLADIGTHMKRRGGKLHINDEEEEEEEEEEEAAIDAEAKRDAHIEEAVLKKEFGAVKDEADDLAELMNKVTIN, encoded by the exons ATGGCGACGTTCTCTCTTGATGGCCGTGGGCTCAAACTCGATACTCGAGCCGACATGGCACAACACCTAAACAGTGTCGATCCACTCAAAACCGAAGAAATTCATTTAGGTGGAAACACAATTGGCGTAGACGCAGCCCTAGAATTGGCTGATTTCCTGAAGAAAGCCACAAATCTCAAA ATTGCCGACTTTGCAGACATCTTCACAGGTCGCCTCATCACTGAAATCCCTGCCGCCCTGACCGCTATCTGCGATTCCCTCATCGACAAATCCTCCCTTATCGAAATCGACCTAAGCGACAATGCTTTCGGTGGTAGATCCGTAGATCCCATGGTTCCTTTCCTCACACACAACCGATCCTTCCAAATCTTAAAACTCAACAACAACGGTTTAGGCCCCGCAGGCGGAACCGTTCTCGCAAACGCCCTCTTGAAATCTGCCACAATTTCCGCAGCTGAAGGTAAAAAATCGAACTTACGAACTTTCATATGTGGGCGGAACAGATTGGAAGACGGTTCTGCCAGTGCTTGGGCTGAGGCCTTTGCGGCTCATCAGGGTCTTGTGGAAGTGAGAATGCCTCAAAATGGCATTCGCATGGATGGAATTACCGAAATTGCGAAAGGGTTGTCAAAAAACCGTGATCTAAAGTATATCGATCTACAAGACAACACCTTCACTTTCGAAGGCGCGTTAACAGGCGTTCAAGCATGGTCAGACGCGTTAGCTTCTTGGCCGGAGCTCGAAACGCTCAACCTCTCAGATTGCGTATTGTCAGGCGACGGAGAGGTACCGTCATTAATCGAGGCACTCGCATCTGGGTCGAATCGGAAGTTGAAGACGTTACAGTTGCAGAATAATAATCTGGAGGCAGAGACGTTTGCCAGAATTAACGAGAGTATACAGGGGCCTTTGAAGAGCTTGACGGTGTTGGAGCTTCAGTGGAATGATGTTGAGGAGGATGACGTCAATTTGGCAGATATTGGTACACATATGAAGCGGAGGGGAGGGAAACTTCATATTAacgacgaggaggaggaagaggaggaagaagaggaagaagcagcCATTGATGCAGAGGCGAAACGGGACGCACACATCGAGGAGGCCGTGCTCAAGAAGGAATTCGGTGCAGTCAAAGACGAAGCAGACGACCTCGCAGAACTCATGAATAAAGTGACGATCAATTAA
- a CDS encoding uncharacterized protein (CAZy:GH135): MKYNPFTKLFLILATSSHAAASAILFPLYIYPFQDVPCGGWTDVIDTVKANPNLPFHLVINPDSGPGGLANSQPNSDWTGCIPQLKSANVKLFGYVHTTNGSQPQSAVNANVTTYAGWSASYRPHGIFFDESPVTAGANLTYMQALVGHARSLFGTSSPVILNPGRATDPGYYSFANLILSAENFYSAFSTSQLSFSTSTPASKQAVVLHHGPAVTDSNLVRELVSTDKIGAIFLTSQEYTTIPPDWNNFVNLVQADSQ; the protein is encoded by the exons ATGAAGTACAATCCTTTCACCAAActgttcctcatcctcgctaCAAGCAGTCATGCTGCTGCATCAGCTATCCTCTTTCCATTGTATATTTATCCTTTCCAAGATGTGCCCTGTGGCGGTTGGACCGATGTGATCGACAC AGTCAAAGCCAACCCCAACCTCCCCTTCCATCTCGTCATCAACCCAGACAGCGGTCCTGGAGGTCTCGCTAACTCTCAACCCAACTCTGACTGGACGGGTTGTATCCCCCAACTCAAAAGTGCAAACGTCAAACTCTTCGGATACGTCCATACGACTAATGGTTCTCAACCTCAATCTGCGGTCAACGCAAACGTCACCACTTATGCAGGGTGGTCTGCAAGCTATCGACCTCACGGGATTTTCTTTGACGAGTCTCCTGTAACTGCGGGAGCGAATTTGACGTACATGCAGGCCTTGGTGGGACATGCAAGGTCCTTGTTTGGGACGAGCTCTCCA GTCATATTGAACCCAGGACGTGCTACGGATCCAGGATATTACAGCTTCGCGAATCTGATCCTCAGTGCTGAAAATTTCTACTCTGCTTTCAGCACGAGCCAACTCTCATTCAGCACCTCCACACCTGCTTCCAAACAAGCCGTCGTTTTACACCACGGCCCTGCTGTCACGGACTCCAACCTCGTCCGAGAGTTGGTTTCTACAGACAAGATCGGAGCCATCTTTTTGACGAGTCAAGAGTATACGACGATTCCTCCGGATTGGAATAATTTTGTTAATTTGGTTCAGGCTGATAGTCAATAA